Proteins from a genomic interval of Nitrospina gracilis Nb-211:
- a CDS encoding GGDEF domain-containing response regulator — MNILIVDDIPSNIDILRGMLEKEDYVIFATSAGNRVPEILARSLPDLILLDAHLEGTNSFELSRQLRSNPVTADIPIIFLLGQTSIEEIDNCYLSGGADYITKPFRQDEVLARTQNQLRIQQLQREKKLLIKEMSQKLGAKRSPGVLARDLMMELYRWEAIRYQRIQVPFTLMMGHIDEWREKFSREKEEDQNKLRADLGEKLNSHSRILDAIGQWSPQRYFILLPGTKLEGAVVVARKFQTILKNSLYRVGVQDMAVSMSFGMCQYPLGSSTELEARMKQAMEGTEHQLDQAVRGGTNQICFAPVEIGQ, encoded by the coding sequence ATGAACATTCTTATCGTCGATGACATTCCTTCCAACATCGACATTTTAAGAGGCATGTTGGAGAAAGAGGACTATGTCATTTTTGCCACTTCTGCTGGAAACCGGGTTCCCGAAATCCTTGCTCGTTCCTTACCGGACCTCATTCTCCTGGATGCGCATCTGGAAGGAACGAACAGCTTCGAACTCAGCAGGCAGTTGAGATCCAACCCCGTTACTGCAGACATTCCCATTATTTTCCTGCTGGGCCAGACCAGCATCGAAGAAATCGACAATTGTTATCTCTCTGGCGGTGCGGATTACATCACAAAACCGTTTCGCCAGGATGAGGTGTTGGCCCGTACGCAAAACCAGTTGCGCATCCAGCAACTCCAGCGTGAAAAGAAGCTGTTGATCAAGGAGATGTCCCAAAAGCTTGGGGCCAAGCGGTCTCCCGGGGTGCTGGCACGGGACCTGATGATGGAATTGTACCGATGGGAGGCCATCCGCTATCAACGTATTCAGGTGCCGTTCACATTGATGATGGGGCACATCGATGAATGGCGGGAAAAATTTAGCCGCGAAAAGGAAGAAGACCAGAACAAACTGCGTGCCGATCTGGGTGAAAAGCTGAACAGCCACAGCCGAATACTGGATGCCATCGGCCAGTGGAGTCCGCAACGGTATTTTATTTTGTTGCCGGGGACCAAGCTGGAGGGGGCGGTGGTGGTGGCGCGCAAGTTTCAGACCATCCTGAAAAACTCGCTGTACCGGGTGGGAGTGCAGGACATGGCCGTCTCCATGAGTTTTGGGATGTGTCAATATCCCCTCGGTTCTTCGACGGAGCTGGAGGCTCGCATGAAACAGGCCATGGAAGGAACCGAACATCAATTGGACCAGGCGGTCCGGGGCGGAACCAACCAGATTTGTTTTGCCCCTGTCGAAATAGGTCAATGA